A window of the Bacteriovorax sp. PP10 genome harbors these coding sequences:
- a CDS encoding aminotransferase class IV, whose amino-acid sequence MEDFLININGNLMKGPEAQISVFDRGFLYGDSVYEATRTFDKKPFRLERHIDRLFLSAEKISLIPTYSKEVITSEVLKTVEASPYQNVTIRIVLTRGTNSDLGLDTELSGPNNLVIFTKEIKPNPAWWVTDGVSMIFYQKQIEASGSLPKTGNYQENILANREAHERAAYDAFLINTHGFVTEGTTSNAWIIKDGTLYTPPLADGVLDGLTRKTLIEMSKDGRLPLPLIEKSLTKKDFIDADECFITSTTRNIVPVTKIENHAVKNGRPGLQTLELLKLYLDFVK is encoded by the coding sequence ATGGAAGATTTTTTAATCAACATTAACGGCAATCTGATGAAAGGCCCTGAAGCTCAGATCTCGGTATTTGACCGAGGCTTCCTCTACGGCGATTCAGTCTATGAGGCCACTCGCACCTTCGACAAGAAGCCTTTTCGTCTCGAGCGCCATATTGATCGCCTTTTTCTCTCGGCCGAAAAAATCTCCCTCATCCCTACTTACTCAAAAGAAGTCATCACCAGCGAAGTGTTAAAAACAGTTGAAGCGTCTCCTTACCAGAACGTCACCATAAGAATTGTTCTCACTCGCGGAACCAACAGTGACCTAGGCCTTGATACAGAATTATCCGGCCCTAATAATCTGGTCATCTTTACTAAAGAAATTAAGCCCAACCCTGCATGGTGGGTCACTGACGGCGTTTCGATGATCTTCTATCAAAAACAAATCGAAGCCTCTGGATCGCTCCCGAAAACCGGAAACTACCAGGAAAACATCCTCGCTAACCGCGAGGCGCACGAGCGTGCTGCCTACGATGCTTTCCTCATCAATACTCATGGATTCGTCACTGAGGGCACAACCAGCAACGCCTGGATCATCAAGGACGGAACATTATATACTCCGCCCCTGGCCGACGGAGTGCTGGACGGCTTAACCAGAAAAACTTTGATCGAGATGTCTAAAGATGGCAGGCTTCCGTTGCCTCTAATTGAAAAAAGTCTCACGAAAAAAGACTTTATAGATGCCGACGAGTGCTTTATAACTAGCACTACGCGAAATATTGTCCCAGTCACGAAAATCGAGAACCACGCAGTCAAAAATGGCCGCCCGGGACTCCAAACGCTTGAACTCCTTAAACTATATTTAGATTTTGTGAAGTAA
- a CDS encoding helicase C-terminal domain-containing protein, with translation MDHRLSKWAVIDVETTGADASYDQVIDLGFLLFEGTKLVQKYSSLVQYPGELSSFIQKLTGITPKMLSHAPTWREVEKELQELYGVKLIAHNSDFEQGFLKRSFDKIDDGTTREEYCDTMLLLGLLFPEYSSLKLEHFIQDWKIAETETHRGYEDSLDLLKVVLVSAKLTRLDKALYQFLKLQLLEKKILADEFWLMNFLHLSDDELYEIASQIDFDLDAHTEIARIQIWGKRFPEIVKPKPVKKNFDLAFSGQNIKDIFNNEEKIKEMFPLYRKRQAQIDLAVKAGQSLKNSIHSLIQAPTGTGKTFGYLIPAVLFSMEEKKPVLIATGTKTLQHQAFDKDVPQVREFLGLTEDEMKIKLLVGSNNHLCESLFRQEESENSLLGYSQDFDSAFTSLYFETVFFHNSRAKNSDKLIRDDLPYVLKRKNEALSKKEKEIAVDFRSCSGNNCPFKNNCSYIGGLRDAREANIIIGNHSLMFSWPKGMPRPLHIVVDEAHKIEEEATKAYSLEIDQKSFEIYISNLQHLQGVGSLFYLLAQNETTPGESSEVIKTLREETLKAYTMLMDHLTPLGEKMGLYFKRMPKYTELFWNELPMINRETHKEQIATSILNSLESVHFILETYMNHFLPYAGRFDVKNLKSENEIIAFTRWESFFSQLSDYVLTFENLLKDAPNYCRSMKYLDSDGYLFSSSPVDVGRIVNEQLLKTSASVIFTSATLANGTGDTGARGIEWATGYSYLEPERRFKTGTYLPFTFDYKKNTKVFLCDDGPSLYQQNFVEHNLKTIKPLIQKLGGRTLLLFSAKSRFEVARELLLREFEGQIPLFIQGMGTSVVEDFKRSGSGILLGMESFGEGIDIPGDALQFIFVDKVPDLRMDLVINERRDFYESHLGNEFTDYYLAHRTRSLHQKLGRLLRTERDYGGVIIVDNRVKSWKGKTMEKLVKLMEPYNLERATLAEACEQIGDFILNKDTSESESTLSQSDHSNT, from the coding sequence ATGGATCATAGGCTTTCAAAATGGGCCGTCATCGACGTTGAAACGACTGGAGCGGATGCTAGTTACGATCAAGTAATTGATTTAGGGTTTTTATTATTTGAAGGCACTAAGCTTGTTCAAAAATACTCAAGCCTGGTTCAGTACCCGGGCGAGCTTTCTTCATTCATTCAAAAGTTAACTGGGATTACACCCAAGATGCTGAGCCACGCTCCGACGTGGAGAGAAGTCGAAAAAGAACTACAAGAGCTTTACGGTGTAAAACTGATTGCTCACAACTCCGATTTTGAGCAGGGATTTTTAAAGAGATCATTTGATAAGATTGATGATGGGACGACTCGTGAAGAGTACTGCGATACTATGTTGCTTCTGGGCCTTTTGTTTCCAGAATACTCTTCGCTTAAACTTGAGCACTTTATCCAGGACTGGAAAATTGCTGAGACTGAAACTCACAGAGGGTATGAAGACTCACTCGATTTATTAAAAGTCGTCTTAGTCTCTGCTAAACTTACCAGATTAGATAAAGCTCTTTATCAGTTTTTAAAATTACAATTATTAGAAAAGAAAATTTTAGCTGATGAATTTTGGCTGATGAACTTTTTACACTTAAGTGATGACGAGCTTTATGAGATTGCCTCTCAGATTGATTTTGATCTGGACGCTCATACTGAAATCGCCAGAATTCAAATCTGGGGAAAGAGATTTCCTGAAATCGTAAAACCAAAACCTGTTAAGAAGAATTTTGATCTCGCTTTTAGCGGGCAAAATATCAAAGACATTTTCAATAACGAAGAAAAAATTAAAGAGATGTTTCCGCTTTATAGAAAACGTCAGGCACAGATCGATCTGGCCGTGAAAGCGGGGCAGTCGCTAAAAAATAGTATTCACAGTTTAATTCAAGCTCCTACCGGAACCGGGAAGACGTTTGGGTATTTGATTCCAGCGGTTTTATTTTCGATGGAAGAAAAAAAGCCGGTGCTGATTGCAACGGGGACAAAAACACTTCAGCATCAGGCCTTTGATAAAGACGTTCCTCAGGTGAGGGAGTTTTTAGGTTTAACTGAAGATGAAATGAAAATTAAACTTTTAGTAGGGTCTAATAACCATCTTTGTGAATCGTTATTTCGTCAGGAAGAAAGTGAGAATTCACTGCTTGGTTATTCTCAGGATTTTGATAGTGCATTTACCTCGCTTTATTTTGAAACAGTCTTTTTTCATAACAGTAGAGCAAAAAACAGCGATAAATTAATTCGTGATGATCTTCCTTATGTTTTAAAAAGAAAGAATGAAGCACTTTCGAAAAAAGAAAAAGAAATTGCGGTTGATTTCAGGTCTTGTTCTGGAAACAATTGTCCGTTTAAAAATAACTGTAGCTACATTGGTGGACTTCGTGATGCCCGTGAGGCCAATATTATTATTGGGAACCATTCTTTAATGTTCTCATGGCCAAAAGGGATGCCGAGACCACTTCATATCGTAGTGGATGAGGCACATAAAATTGAAGAAGAAGCGACGAAAGCGTACTCGCTGGAAATCGATCAAAAAAGTTTTGAAATTTATATTTCTAATCTTCAGCATCTTCAAGGTGTGGGGTCTTTATTTTATCTTCTTGCTCAAAACGAAACCACGCCAGGTGAGTCGAGTGAAGTGATTAAAACTCTCCGTGAAGAAACACTTAAAGCTTATACGATGCTGATGGATCACTTAACTCCGTTGGGTGAGAAAATGGGATTGTATTTCAAGCGTATGCCGAAATACACTGAACTATTCTGGAATGAGCTTCCGATGATTAATCGTGAGACTCATAAAGAGCAAATTGCCACTTCGATTCTCAATTCATTGGAGAGTGTGCACTTTATTCTTGAGACTTATATGAATCACTTCCTTCCGTACGCGGGACGATTTGATGTGAAGAATTTAAAAAGTGAAAATGAGATTATTGCCTTTACCAGATGGGAGTCTTTTTTCTCTCAGTTGTCGGACTATGTTTTAACATTTGAAAATTTATTAAAAGATGCTCCTAACTACTGCCGTTCGATGAAGTATTTGGACTCTGATGGGTACTTATTTTCTTCTTCACCTGTTGATGTGGGAAGAATTGTGAATGAGCAGTTACTTAAAACTTCTGCCTCAGTCATCTTTACATCTGCAACACTGGCAAACGGGACAGGAGACACTGGAGCTCGTGGGATTGAGTGGGCGACTGGGTATTCATATCTAGAGCCAGAGAGACGCTTTAAAACGGGAACGTACTTACCGTTTACGTTTGATTATAAGAAAAATACGAAAGTGTTCTTATGTGATGACGGGCCGTCTTTATATCAGCAGAATTTTGTTGAGCACAACTTGAAAACGATCAAGCCTTTGATTCAAAAGCTTGGCGGTAGAACGTTATTATTATTTTCGGCGAAGTCTCGCTTTGAAGTCGCTCGTGAACTATTACTGCGTGAATTCGAAGGGCAAATTCCACTATTCATTCAAGGTATGGGGACGAGTGTGGTTGAAGACTTTAAGCGCTCGGGATCGGGAATCTTACTTGGAATGGAGTCATTCGGGGAAGGGATCGACATTCCGGGAGACGCACTTCAATTTATTTTCGTTGATAAGGTTCCTGATTTAAGAATGGATTTAGTTATTAATGAGCGTCGTGATTTTTATGAGTCTCATTTAGGCAATGAATTCACAGATTATTATCTGGCCCATAGGACGAGATCTCTTCACCAGAAATTGGGAAGACTGCTTCGTACTGAAAGAGATTATGGTGGGGTTATTATCGTTGATAACCGCGTGAAGAGTTGGAAAGGCAAGACGATGGAGAAGTTGGTTAAACTAATGGAGCCGTACAATCTTGAGCGTGCGACATTAGCTGAAGCATGTGAGCAGATTGGGGATTTTATTTTGAATAAAGATACTAGTGAGTCAGAATCTACTCTTTCTCAGTCAGATCATTCAAATACTTAA
- a CDS encoding BolA family protein: protein MAFENVKALIKSGLPDAHVEVNDMTGTADHLDIMIVSDQFKGKMLIAQHQMVMDLLKESLKAEIHAVQLKTMDFATAEKRGIQLK from the coding sequence ATGGCATTCGAAAACGTAAAAGCACTTATCAAATCTGGATTACCTGACGCTCACGTCGAGGTGAACGATATGACTGGCACAGCTGACCATTTAGACATCATGATCGTAAGTGATCAGTTCAAAGGAAAGATGTTAATCGCTCAACACCAGATGGTAATGGATCTATTAAAAGAAAGTTTAAAAGCAGAAATCCATGCCGTTCAATTAAAAACTATGGACTTTGCCACAGCTGAAAAGCGTGGAATTCAACTTAAATAA
- a CDS encoding nucleotidyl transferase family protein: MQLLYPLEFRNSLEVRLDSAHLGGDHHDEWCDIYKLEDLSQLDQLNLLIGLGDFFKFMPVMSSTPKGQIKKDILKHEITDSVTFFGGSFFPFHLGHMSCLELCPEKNIVLVLDCNPHKEQMDKMNPYDDFMHLCQTLADTPYSVYPGFFGRNKPNPTANWLPLVNIREKNFLMGDDSFMSLLKWNEPEKLLNALTKLYVVPREYDVEEYSDQIKKIKEINPKIEIIVLPDHPYKNLASSKIRNQK, translated from the coding sequence ATGCAGTTGCTTTATCCGCTAGAATTTAGAAATTCACTCGAGGTAAGACTCGATAGTGCTCATTTGGGTGGCGATCACCATGATGAATGGTGTGATATTTATAAACTTGAAGACCTCTCACAACTTGATCAGCTCAATCTTTTAATTGGTCTGGGAGATTTTTTTAAATTCATGCCGGTGATGTCGTCGACTCCCAAGGGCCAGATTAAAAAAGACATTCTCAAGCACGAGATCACAGACTCGGTGACATTTTTTGGTGGAAGCTTTTTTCCATTTCACCTGGGGCACATGAGCTGTCTCGAGCTTTGCCCTGAGAAAAACATCGTTTTAGTTCTGGATTGCAATCCACACAAAGAGCAGATGGATAAAATGAATCCTTATGATGATTTTATGCATTTGTGCCAGACTTTAGCAGACACTCCATACTCAGTTTACCCGGGATTTTTTGGCCGAAATAAACCAAATCCTACAGCGAACTGGCTTCCACTGGTTAATATCCGTGAGAAAAATTTCCTGATGGGGGATGACTCTTTCATGAGTCTCTTGAAATGGAATGAACCAGAGAAACTTTTGAATGCTTTGACGAAACTTTACGTTGTTCCCAGAGAGTATGATGTCGAAGAATACAGTGATCAGATAAAAAAAATTAAAGAGATCAATCCAAAAATTGAAATTATCGTTCTTCCAGACCACCCGTACAAAAATTTAGCGTCTTCAAAAATCAGAAATCAAAAATAG
- a CDS encoding YchJ family protein codes for MKACPCGSSQNFSDCCEPFLKGTKKAPTAEKLMRSRYSAFATGQLDYVEKTHIPSGRKDLDMEGVTSWATNSEWLGLEIRETEKGTEKDSTGKVEFKCKFIFNGAEQTHHELSTFEKVDGEWFFVDGVMRNNTVRRSEPKIGRNDPCSCGSGKKAKKCCLQ; via the coding sequence ATGAAAGCTTGTCCATGCGGATCGTCTCAAAATTTTTCAGATTGTTGTGAACCATTTCTTAAAGGCACAAAAAAGGCGCCTACAGCTGAAAAGCTTATGAGATCACGCTACTCAGCATTCGCGACAGGACAACTTGATTATGTCGAAAAAACTCATATTCCTTCAGGGCGTAAAGACCTGGACATGGAAGGGGTCACTTCGTGGGCGACAAACTCAGAGTGGTTAGGTTTAGAGATTCGCGAAACTGAGAAAGGCACAGAGAAAGATTCAACTGGAAAAGTTGAGTTTAAATGTAAGTTTATCTTCAATGGTGCTGAGCAAACTCACCATGAATTAAGCACTTTTGAAAAAGTCGATGGAGAGTGGTTTTTCGTTGATGGTGTTATGAGAAATAACACTGTGAGAAGAAGCGAACCTAAAATCGGCCGTAACGATCCATGCTCATGCGGATCTGGAAAAAAAGCTAAAAAATGCTGCTTGCAATAG
- a CDS encoding response regulator: MVERKNLMVLIVDDEPDILELMEEEFRYCGYQTMTAVCGNDAIKLLDSQAIDIVVSDYKMPNGNGMAVLSHVNKMNKKPVFFFVSGQADVSTEDAVRAGARKFFSKPFDLDELIKEIEQDMLTA; encoded by the coding sequence ATGGTTGAACGTAAAAATTTGATGGTTCTCATCGTTGATGATGAGCCAGACATTCTTGAATTAATGGAAGAGGAATTTCGTTACTGCGGTTATCAGACAATGACAGCTGTTTGTGGAAACGATGCAATTAAGCTTCTAGATTCTCAAGCTATTGATATAGTCGTATCTGACTATAAAATGCCCAATGGAAACGGTATGGCCGTTTTATCACACGTTAATAAAATGAATAAAAAACCAGTGTTCTTTTTCGTGTCAGGACAAGCTGATGTGAGTACAGAGGATGCAGTGAGAGCGGGAGCGAGAAAGTTCTTTTCGAAGCCGTTTGACCTGGATGAACTGATTAAAGAAATTGAACAGGATATGCTGACAGCATAG
- the rpsD gene encoding 30S ribosomal protein S4 — MARSTTGRSRFKIQRSLGIEIPGLGKAGALERRPYGPGQHGNKRKKISDFAVRQKEKQKLRYHYGIREGQLVNYVKKAKKDKSQAWMDSLLITLERRLANVIFRLNWAPSMLAANQMVSHQHVLVNGKKISVAGYTIQKGDVITLTERGFASLNYQQAQATPRLPSVPACYTINGKIATAVDLPLPSDIPFEYAGQLVTEFYWKVKP, encoded by the coding sequence ATGGCAAGAAGTACTACAGGTAGAAGCCGTTTTAAAATCCAAAGATCATTAGGAATTGAAATTCCAGGTCTAGGAAAAGCAGGCGCTTTAGAAAGAAGACCATACGGTCCAGGACAACACGGTAACAAGAGAAAGAAAATCTCTGACTTTGCTGTTCGTCAAAAAGAAAAACAAAAACTTAGATACCACTACGGAATCAGAGAAGGTCAATTAGTTAACTACGTAAAGAAAGCTAAAAAAGACAAGTCTCAAGCGTGGATGGATTCTCTTTTAATTACTCTTGAAAGAAGACTTGCTAACGTAATCTTCAGACTTAACTGGGCTCCATCGATGCTGGCTGCAAACCAAATGGTTTCTCACCAACACGTACTAGTTAACGGAAAGAAAATCAGCGTAGCTGGTTACACTATCCAAAAAGGTGACGTAATCACTCTTACAGAAAGAGGATTCGCTTCTCTTAACTACCAACAAGCTCAGGCAACTCCAAGACTTCCTTCGGTTCCTGCTTGTTACACAATCAATGGAAAAATTGCTACAGCTGTAGACCTTCCACTTCCAAGTGATATTCCTTTCGAATACGCTGGTCAGTTGGTAACGGAATTCTATTGGAAAGTTAAACCATAA
- the grxD gene encoding Grx4 family monothiol glutaredoxin, with product MTNPFAVVQRTAVEEENKNLDINTRIKNLIDSSPIFLFMKGVPDMPQCGFSANVIRILDHHGVSYKTFNILSDMDIRDGVKQFSNWPTYPQLYVKGQLVGGNDIVTELMQNGELEELLKA from the coding sequence ATGACTAACCCATTCGCAGTCGTTCAAAGAACAGCAGTAGAAGAAGAAAACAAAAACTTAGATATTAATACTCGTATTAAAAACCTAATCGATTCTTCTCCAATTTTCTTATTCATGAAAGGCGTGCCTGATATGCCTCAGTGTGGATTCTCTGCAAACGTTATCAGAATCCTTGACCACCACGGAGTCAGCTACAAGACGTTTAATATCCTGTCTGACATGGATATCAGAGACGGTGTAAAGCAATTCTCTAACTGGCCGACATACCCACAACTATACGTTAAGGGACAACTTGTTGGTGGTAACGATATCGTTACTGAGTTAATGCAAAATGGTGAATTAGAAGAATTATTAAAAGCGTAA
- a CDS encoding class I SAM-dependent methyltransferase — protein sequence MKKETKSEAEKLGAKGFSKEYWDVNYADPEEMDNIVNAKEHAEYMKAIFGLEYVDISSVIDLGFGLGILFKEVMKTFVPYRAHGIEPSKHAFDIVSKKKISPAESTKLTLENTDLLSWAKKENKREKTYDLGLCTSVFQYLSDEEIEFIMPVLSQRIRYLYFSVPTNLELKRQVSDLEFKDEYAIHRTREKYLKLIRPHFTFISSRLLESKVHFDEESTHFTDLLFRF from the coding sequence ATGAAAAAAGAGACTAAATCAGAAGCTGAGAAATTAGGCGCGAAAGGATTCTCGAAAGAGTATTGGGACGTCAATTATGCCGATCCTGAAGAGATGGACAACATTGTTAATGCTAAAGAGCACGCCGAATATATGAAGGCGATTTTTGGTCTTGAGTATGTCGACATCAGCAGCGTGATCGATCTTGGTTTTGGTTTGGGAATTTTATTTAAAGAAGTGATGAAAACTTTTGTGCCGTATAGGGCCCATGGAATCGAGCCATCAAAACACGCTTTTGATATCGTCTCTAAAAAGAAGATTTCTCCAGCAGAAAGTACCAAACTCACGTTGGAGAATACCGATCTTTTAAGTTGGGCAAAAAAAGAAAATAAGCGCGAAAAAACTTATGATCTCGGCCTTTGCACATCGGTCTTTCAGTATTTATCAGATGAAGAGATTGAGTTTATTATGCCAGTGCTCTCCCAAAGAATTCGCTATCTTTATTTTTCAGTTCCTACTAATCTAGAACTTAAAAGACAAGTGAGTGACCTGGAGTTTAAGGACGAGTACGCGATTCATAGAACGCGCGAAAAGTACTTAAAACTTATCCGTCCGCACTTTACTTTTATTTCTAGCAGACTCTTGGAATCCAAAGTTCACTTTGATGAAGAGAGCACACATTTTACGGATTTATTATTTAGATTTTAA
- a CDS encoding SirB2 family protein, producing MISYETYKILHIFTLFMVVSAMGGVVAEGRWIPNKTFKIVVGFLSFLVFVGGMGLIARLGFKHTEPFPLWVIVKITCWIILNLALVTLFRVEQKKFKGFCVWISVVAVFVAVYSAVTKLA from the coding sequence ATGATCAGTTATGAAACCTATAAGATTCTGCACATCTTTACACTTTTTATGGTGGTATCTGCCATGGGGGGAGTTGTAGCGGAAGGAAGATGGATTCCAAACAAGACTTTTAAAATTGTTGTGGGTTTTTTAAGCTTTTTAGTTTTTGTTGGCGGGATGGGGCTAATTGCTCGTCTGGGCTTTAAGCATACTGAACCGTTCCCATTATGGGTTATTGTGAAGATTACTTGCTGGATTATTTTAAATTTAGCTTTAGTCACTCTGTTTAGAGTTGAGCAAAAAAAGTTCAAAGGGTTTTGCGTTTGGATTAGTGTTGTGGCGGTTTTCGTCGCAGTTTATTCGGCCGTAACAAAGCTAGCATAA
- a CDS encoding CFI-box-CTERM domain-containing protein: MMKKYLLLSFLTLWAAQSFAADSIALNPDIDFAMNGKTNITFPLNVVSTTKTPTEAAPAKVYVPMGGPNGQANYIIEKGVTTLFSKADAGTNIQFPLYVNVGAGDRWLYVAVKATSTASNPYRLTKKIFTTPYNSVTNRNETVPLTTPELCSQQADCDNFAATSNTEKKLMVYFFLSADQALTIPQDIDPVTAYPGGIFFEVNMSNRIYDSTQVLPVITAIRSGDKRVIISYTSTTNIASPKAMRVFIHDGAPGIVNQPIQNYYTAQAGSRLYTTEFAYAYSGEVTVNNLENDSQYFLSVLLEDQYKFGTVLSDDALGEAKAIEELLKKNACFLLTAGFGEDHYVISYFRHFRDTVLSQSYLGRAFINIYYETAPKYALMIYQHEGIRAVIRGFAYTLYFIFNFYYVFIAGAVFAGAALVYRKRDKFRPSL; the protein is encoded by the coding sequence ATGATGAAAAAATACTTACTTCTGTCATTCCTGACTCTATGGGCAGCTCAATCATTTGCAGCTGATAGCATCGCTTTAAATCCAGATATTGATTTTGCTATGAATGGAAAAACAAATATTACTTTTCCATTGAATGTTGTTTCGACAACGAAGACTCCGACAGAAGCTGCGCCTGCAAAAGTTTACGTGCCGATGGGTGGTCCTAATGGGCAGGCCAATTATATTATTGAGAAAGGCGTAACGACACTTTTTTCTAAAGCAGATGCTGGGACAAATATTCAGTTCCCTCTTTATGTTAACGTAGGTGCTGGTGATAGATGGTTGTATGTTGCAGTTAAGGCCACGTCGACAGCGTCGAATCCTTACAGGTTAACGAAGAAGATTTTTACGACACCTTATAATAGTGTGACGAACAGAAATGAAACTGTTCCACTGACAACTCCTGAGTTGTGTTCTCAGCAGGCCGATTGTGATAATTTTGCGGCGACTTCTAATACTGAAAAAAAATTGATGGTTTATTTCTTTCTTTCGGCAGACCAAGCTCTTACGATCCCGCAAGATATTGATCCAGTGACGGCCTATCCGGGTGGGATCTTTTTTGAAGTGAATATGAGTAATCGTATTTATGACAGCACTCAGGTTCTTCCTGTCATTACGGCCATTAGAAGTGGTGATAAACGAGTTATTATTTCTTATACATCAACGACAAATATTGCATCTCCAAAAGCGATGAGAGTTTTTATTCATGATGGTGCACCAGGAATTGTGAACCAGCCCATTCAGAATTATTACACAGCTCAGGCGGGATCACGTCTTTATACAACTGAGTTTGCTTACGCCTATTCGGGTGAGGTGACTGTTAATAATTTAGAGAATGATTCACAATATTTTCTCTCTGTTTTACTTGAAGACCAGTATAAATTCGGAACAGTTTTATCTGATGATGCGTTAGGTGAGGCAAAAGCAATCGAAGAGCTTTTAAAGAAAAATGCCTGCTTTTTACTAACAGCTGGCTTTGGTGAAGACCACTATGTAATCTCATATTTTAGACATTTCAGAGATACCGTTCTTTCTCAATCTTATCTTGGACGCGCTTTCATCAATATTTATTATGAGACGGCCCCTAAGTATGCCTTAATGATTTATCAGCACGAAGGGATCAGAGCAGTCATCAGAGGCTTCGCTTATACGCTTTATTTTATCTTCAATTTTTACTATGTTTTCATTGCTGGAGCAGTGTTTGCTGGGGCGGCCCTTGTTTATCGTAAACGCGATAAATTTAGGCCATCTCTATAG